From Alkalispirochaeta americana, one genomic window encodes:
- the betB gene encoding betaine-aldehyde dehydrogenase, with the protein MEQYLNPDTLGKMYIDGEWREAASGKTRDIIYPYDQRKIARVTEGDVEDARQAIAAARRAFDKGDWARTPASERGALVGKLADLIERDAEELAALESWDTAKTMEESRGDMQDIAGIFRYFAGLADKDAGEVIASPIPNTTSTIVREPVGVCGQISPWNYPLLQASWKMAPALATGNTIVMKPSEDTPLTTIKVTQLAEEAGFPAGVVNLVLGAGPTVGKELAESVDVDLISFTGGIETGRKIMQAATGNMKKIAFELGGKNPNVIFADTDLELAIDYVLNGIFFHAGQVCSAGARLIVEDSLHDKLVEGVIERTKKIRLGEAFDPKTEMGPLISEKHRAKVERYIQIGKDEGAKLVLGGDRPSDPALQKGFFVNPTIFVDCDTSMRIVQEEVFGPVLTVERFHTEEEAIRLANDTTYGLSGAVWSKDQNRAHRVASAMRMGTVWINDFNIYFAQAPWGGYKQSGIGRELGAAGLEEYTEIKHVYQNYATEPLNWFGASS; encoded by the coding sequence ATGGAACAATATTTGAACCCCGATACCCTGGGAAAAATGTATATCGACGGAGAGTGGCGAGAGGCAGCATCGGGAAAGACCCGGGACATTATCTATCCCTACGATCAGCGCAAGATCGCCCGGGTCACCGAGGGCGACGTTGAGGATGCCCGGCAGGCTATCGCAGCAGCGCGGCGCGCTTTTGACAAGGGAGACTGGGCACGAACCCCCGCCAGCGAGCGTGGTGCTCTTGTGGGCAAGCTGGCCGACCTGATTGAGCGGGACGCTGAAGAGCTGGCAGCCCTGGAAAGCTGGGACACGGCCAAGACGATGGAAGAGAGCCGTGGTGATATGCAGGATATCGCCGGGATTTTCCGCTACTTCGCGGGTCTCGCCGATAAGGACGCCGGAGAGGTGATTGCCTCACCCATCCCCAACACCACCAGCACCATCGTTCGTGAGCCTGTGGGGGTGTGTGGCCAGATTTCTCCCTGGAACTATCCCTTGCTTCAGGCTTCCTGGAAGATGGCCCCGGCTCTGGCCACGGGAAACACCATCGTGATGAAACCCAGCGAGGACACCCCCCTTACTACCATTAAGGTGACCCAGCTTGCCGAAGAAGCAGGATTTCCCGCCGGCGTGGTGAACCTGGTCCTCGGAGCCGGCCCCACCGTGGGGAAGGAGCTCGCCGAAAGCGTCGATGTGGACCTGATCAGCTTTACCGGAGGCATCGAGACGGGCCGCAAGATCATGCAGGCAGCTACGGGCAACATGAAGAAGATCGCTTTTGAGCTGGGTGGAAAGAACCCCAACGTGATCTTTGCCGATACCGATCTTGAGCTGGCCATTGATTACGTGCTGAACGGAATCTTTTTTCATGCCGGCCAGGTCTGCTCGGCCGGGGCACGCCTCATTGTTGAGGATTCCCTGCACGACAAGCTCGTAGAGGGCGTGATCGAGCGAACCAAAAAGATTCGTTTGGGAGAAGCCTTTGATCCCAAAACAGAGATGGGCCCCCTGATTTCCGAGAAGCATCGGGCCAAGGTGGAGCGCTATATCCAGATCGGCAAAGACGAGGGTGCAAAGCTTGTTCTCGGCGGCGACCGGCCCAGCGATCCCGCTCTTCAGAAGGGTTTCTTTGTTAACCCCACGATCTTTGTAGACTGCGATACTTCCATGCGGATCGTCCAGGAAGAGGTCTTCGGGCCGGTTCTGACGGTGGAACGGTTCCACACTGAAGAAGAGGCAATTCGCCTGGCCAACGATACCACCTACGGTCTCTCCGGGGCTGTCTGGAGCAAGGATCAGAACCGGGCTCACCGGGTTGCCAGCGCCATGCGGATGGGAACGGTCTGGATCAACGATTTCAACATTTATTTTGCCCAGGCACCCTGGGGCGGATATAAACAATCCGGTATCGGCCGGGAGCTTGGAGCAGCTGGGCTTGAGGAATATACCGAGATCAAGCACGTTTACCAGAATTATGCCACGGAACCGCTGAACTGGTTCGGCGCGTCTTCCTGA
- a CDS encoding YeeE/YedE thiosulfate transporter family protein, with amino-acid sequence MILVYGLVTGIFFGIFLQQAQALRFERQVEAMLLKDMTIVKFMLTTIVVGSIGIHALQDGGVISFSPRALSLGSQIVGGLLFGAGWAIIGYCPGTSIGALGEGRFHVIWPILGMLLGGLVFALLYPLIQTYIQPLGSFGSISLPQLLGVNHWVVIAALTVGSFFLFRFFERRGL; translated from the coding sequence ATGATTCTCGTCTACGGTCTTGTAACAGGTATCTTTTTCGGCATCTTTCTTCAACAAGCCCAGGCTTTGCGCTTTGAACGGCAAGTCGAGGCGATGCTTCTCAAGGACATGACAATCGTCAAATTCATGCTCACCACCATTGTGGTGGGATCCATCGGGATTCATGCCCTTCAGGATGGGGGCGTGATTTCCTTCTCCCCCCGAGCCCTCAGCCTGGGTTCCCAAATTGTGGGGGGGCTCCTCTTCGGCGCCGGTTGGGCAATCATCGGATACTGTCCCGGCACCAGTATCGGCGCGCTCGGCGAGGGCCGGTTTCATGTGATCTGGCCAATCCTGGGGATGCTTCTGGGTGGTCTTGTCTTTGCCCTGCTCTATCCACTCATTCAGACCTACATACAACCTCTGGGGTCTTTCGGGTCGATCTCGCTGCCGCAACTGCTGGGGGTCAACCACTGGGTGGTAATAGCAGCCCTGACAGTGGGCTCATTCTTCCTCTTCCGGTTCTTTGAGCGGCGCGGGCTCTAA
- a CDS encoding methyltransferase domain-containing protein: MERCPVCEATSAEPFMTLPPRHYWRCLQCRATFLDPSQLPSAEEELHRYNLHNNDPADPRYRAFLHRLADPVLDALNQGVKEEERPFSAQGLDYGSGPAPVLAEILSEAGHQVACYDPFYAPDPTPLEGSYSFITCCETAEHFHTPAREFSRFARLLLPGGLLGIMTEFQDDDDRFARWYYRLDPTHVVFYREETFRYLAGQYGWEVRIPRKNVALFRRPR; encoded by the coding sequence ATGGAACGCTGCCCTGTCTGCGAGGCCACCTCGGCCGAGCCCTTCATGACGCTCCCTCCCCGGCACTATTGGCGATGTCTCCAGTGCCGGGCGACCTTCCTGGACCCCTCCCAGCTTCCTTCTGCCGAGGAGGAGCTTCACCGATACAACCTGCATAACAACGATCCCGCAGATCCCCGATACCGGGCCTTTCTGCATCGCCTGGCCGACCCTGTTCTGGATGCCTTGAATCAAGGAGTGAAGGAAGAGGAGCGGCCTTTTTCGGCCCAGGGTCTTGACTACGGATCGGGACCAGCCCCGGTCCTGGCAGAGATCCTTTCCGAGGCTGGTCACCAGGTAGCCTGCTATGACCCGTTCTACGCACCCGATCCGACCCCTTTGGAAGGAAGCTATTCCTTCATCACCTGTTGTGAAACGGCGGAACATTTTCACACCCCGGCCAGAGAGTTCTCCCGTTTCGCCCGGCTTCTCCTGCCCGGAGGCCTTCTGGGAATCATGACGGAGTTTCAGGACGATGACGACCGCTTTGCCCGATGGTATTACCGGCTCGACCCCACCCACGTCGTCTTTTATCGGGAAGAAACATTTCGCTACCTGGCAGGCCAATACGGCTGGGAAGTCCGAATCCCCCGAAAAAACGTGGCGCTCTTCCGGAGGCCCCGGTGA
- a CDS encoding SDR family NAD(P)-dependent oxidoreductase, with amino-acid sequence MSERYLEGRVAMVTGGASGMGRAMALAFAKAGAHVGIGSLLSEDSAKNAEGELVNRPGKTELEKTKKDIESCGVKCVAVGLDVCDTASVKKFHEAVTNELGPVDILANAAGITAEHGVVNHDEGLWLKVMDVNANGVFRATREVLPGMLERRWGRIINIASTAASVGAPMSPAYCASKAAVTGFTRAVAQEGAEALVTANSISPGWVETTFGTEWLSDIAEKQMNTKGDLFIQEQKAENPQKRMIQPVEIGALAAFLCKDEAVGITGQDITVSAGSVW; translated from the coding sequence ATGAGCGAACGGTATCTTGAGGGACGAGTAGCGATGGTCACCGGCGGTGCATCGGGTATGGGACGAGCCATGGCTCTTGCTTTTGCAAAGGCAGGTGCCCATGTTGGAATCGGCTCACTCCTGAGCGAGGACAGCGCAAAAAACGCCGAGGGAGAGCTGGTAAACCGGCCTGGAAAAACCGAGCTGGAGAAAACAAAGAAGGACATTGAGTCCTGCGGTGTAAAATGCGTCGCTGTGGGCCTGGATGTCTGTGACACCGCCAGCGTGAAGAAGTTCCACGAGGCCGTTACAAACGAGCTGGGTCCTGTTGATATTCTGGCGAACGCCGCAGGAATAACGGCAGAGCACGGTGTGGTCAATCACGACGAGGGCCTGTGGCTCAAGGTAATGGACGTCAACGCCAACGGGGTCTTCCGGGCAACCCGCGAGGTGCTTCCCGGCATGCTGGAACGGCGCTGGGGCCGGATTATCAATATCGCCTCCACTGCAGCGAGCGTGGGTGCCCCCATGTCTCCCGCGTACTGCGCCAGCAAGGCTGCTGTAACGGGCTTCACCAGGGCGGTAGCCCAGGAAGGTGCCGAGGCTCTGGTTACAGCTAACAGCATCAGCCCCGGTTGGGTGGAGACCACCTTTGGAACCGAGTGGCTCAGCGATATCGCAGAAAAGCAGATGAACACCAAGGGAGATCTCTTCATTCAGGAGCAGAAGGCAGAGAACCCCCAGAAACGCATGATCCAGCCCGTGGAGATCGGCGCCCTGGCGGCGTTCCTCTGCAAGGACGAAGCTGTAGGAATCACCGGGCAGGACATCACCGTCTCGGCCGGGTCCGTCTGGTAA
- a CDS encoding glycine betaine ABC transporter substrate-binding protein, producing MIDRKQRKIFLQVLTLIVLSVPTVFAGGQKESAKPADVEGRPREVVVRFAEVGWMDIEATTAAARLVLEAIGYETTSNTVSVPVAYEGMAEGDVDVFLGNWMPSMGTIANTYFERGAVEKVRPNLEGAKYTLAVPRYLAEQGLTDFSHIADFADELDYTIHGIEAGNDGNQIIWDMIHSGAFGLDDFIVAESSEAGMLSEARARANREEPIVFLGWAPHPMNSYIDMVYLTGGDDHFGPDFGAATVYTNARAGFLEAYPNLERFFNNLYYTVEMENDIMAKIDEGIDARDGARSWLRENPAILDEWLQGVETLSGEDALPVVLDALAG from the coding sequence ATGATTGATCGGAAACAGAGGAAGATATTTTTGCAGGTGCTTACCCTGATTGTGCTGTCGGTTCCCACCGTTTTTGCAGGGGGGCAGAAGGAGTCGGCGAAACCGGCTGATGTCGAAGGAAGACCCCGGGAGGTGGTGGTACGATTTGCCGAGGTGGGCTGGATGGATATCGAGGCAACAACTGCGGCGGCCCGACTGGTGCTGGAGGCAATCGGCTACGAGACGACCTCGAACACCGTCTCCGTTCCTGTTGCCTACGAGGGGATGGCTGAAGGAGACGTGGATGTCTTCCTCGGAAACTGGATGCCCTCCATGGGAACAATCGCCAATACCTATTTTGAGCGAGGGGCTGTCGAGAAAGTTCGGCCAAACCTGGAAGGCGCCAAGTATACCCTGGCAGTACCCCGGTACCTGGCAGAACAGGGGCTGACTGATTTCTCGCATATCGCAGATTTTGCCGATGAATTAGACTACACGATTCACGGTATCGAGGCGGGAAACGACGGAAACCAGATCATCTGGGATATGATCCACAGCGGGGCCTTCGGGCTGGACGACTTTATTGTGGCTGAATCGAGTGAGGCGGGAATGCTCTCGGAAGCGCGAGCCCGGGCGAATCGTGAAGAGCCAATTGTATTTTTGGGATGGGCTCCTCACCCCATGAACTCCTACATTGATATGGTCTATCTTACGGGTGGTGATGATCACTTTGGACCCGACTTTGGGGCTGCCACGGTCTATACCAACGCCCGCGCGGGGTTTTTGGAGGCCTATCCCAACCTGGAGAGGTTCTTCAACAACCTCTACTATACGGTAGAGATGGAAAACGACATCATGGCAAAAATCGATGAGGGTATCGATGCCCGCGATGGGGCGCGCTCATGGCTTCGGGAGAATCCAGCCATTCTGGACGAGTGGCTTCAGGGCGTAGAAACCCTTTCGGGTGAGGACGCCCTCCCCGTGGTCCTGGACGCTCTGGCCGGCTGA
- a CDS encoding patatin-like phospholipase family protein: protein MRLLRSLGRSLVSHRPKALGLALGGGAARGIAHIGAIKVLQEEDIPIAAVAGTSIGSIIGAMYCAGMSWEEMWELSQEITWGELLRPSFSGLGLVKTDRMEEILTDRLGNISFEDLLIPLTAVAVDIVNASPILLQTGPVAQAVRASSSVPGIFEPLRDGERVLVDGGVVDNLPARVVREMGAEAVLAIDLNKESSDGRIPRNLLDVMSQTFAVLIWNTSRLGRESADILLQPEIAHIGYHELSCARELFDAGEQAMRKALPALKALA, encoded by the coding sequence GTGAGACTTCTCCGTAGCCTGGGAAGATCCCTCGTTTCACATCGCCCGAAGGCCCTTGGCCTGGCCCTGGGAGGCGGTGCGGCCCGGGGGATCGCCCACATAGGGGCCATAAAAGTTCTTCAGGAGGAAGACATCCCCATTGCCGCTGTGGCAGGAACCAGCATCGGCAGCATCATCGGGGCGATGTACTGTGCCGGGATGTCCTGGGAGGAGATGTGGGAGCTCAGCCAGGAGATAACCTGGGGAGAGCTGTTACGCCCCTCTTTTTCAGGTCTCGGGCTGGTAAAGACAGACCGGATGGAAGAGATCCTCACCGATCGACTGGGCAACATCTCTTTTGAGGATTTGCTGATACCCCTCACAGCCGTGGCTGTCGACATTGTTAACGCCAGCCCCATTCTGCTGCAAACCGGTCCTGTGGCGCAGGCCGTTCGGGCCAGTTCTTCCGTGCCGGGAATCTTTGAACCCCTCCGTGATGGCGAACGGGTTCTGGTAGACGGGGGAGTGGTGGACAATCTTCCTGCCCGGGTTGTCCGGGAGATGGGCGCCGAGGCTGTGCTGGCCATTGATCTGAACAAGGAATCGTCCGACGGGCGGATCCCCCGGAATCTCCTCGACGTGATGTCCCAGACCTTTGCCGTCCTGATCTGGAATACCAGCCGCCTGGGGAGGGAAAGCGCGGATATCCTCCTGCAACCGGAGATCGCTCACATCGGATACCACGAGCTCTCCTGCGCCCGGGAGCTCTTTGACGCAGGTGAACAGGCCATGCGCAAAGCCCTCCCGGCGCTAAAAGCCCTGGCCTGA
- a CDS encoding YjfB family protein: protein MIDSITTLYTAMEQSKQQTEVSTAVLAKSIDTVEQAGENLQGLIQTAGASASQAFTDPLVGQHINVTA from the coding sequence ATGATTGATTCGATTACCACCCTCTACACGGCCATGGAGCAAAGCAAGCAACAGACCGAGGTATCAACGGCAGTCCTTGCCAAAAGCATCGACACCGTGGAGCAGGCCGGGGAAAATCTCCAGGGTCTGATCCAGACGGCCGGAGCCTCAGCGTCCCAGGCTTTTACAGACCCTCTGGTGGGTCAGCATATCAACGTAACGGCCTAG
- a CDS encoding YeeE/YedE thiosulfate transporter family protein: MHIPERSRPYIFGALSGLLLTVSVAVAGQFFGTSTTFPRFSTLIVTTLGIDISALPFARVRDGALTGSAFPNWQLLFVIGIGLGAFISARASGTFHREHLPELWVSRFGPRHKTRLLYSLGGGTLAMVGARMAGGCPSGHGVSGVSQLGVSSLLAMAMFFIGGITTARLLYGSRSSAPSQTSTTQGGLS; the protein is encoded by the coding sequence ATGCATATTCCTGAGCGTTCCCGGCCGTACATTTTTGGCGCTCTCTCGGGGCTGCTTCTGACGGTCAGCGTAGCCGTGGCCGGGCAGTTCTTCGGCACATCCACCACCTTTCCAAGGTTCTCCACTCTCATAGTCACAACCCTGGGAATTGACATTAGCGCGCTCCCCTTTGCCAGGGTCCGCGACGGAGCTCTCACGGGCTCAGCCTTTCCGAACTGGCAGCTTCTCTTTGTGATCGGCATCGGCCTGGGAGCGTTCATCTCTGCCAGAGCGAGTGGAACTTTTCATCGGGAACACCTGCCGGAACTCTGGGTCTCCCGTTTCGGTCCTCGACACAAAACGCGCCTTCTCTATTCTCTGGGAGGGGGAACATTGGCCATGGTGGGAGCCCGCATGGCCGGAGGATGCCCCAGCGGCCACGGCGTGAGCGGAGTGAGCCAGCTCGGGGTGAGCAGCCTTCTGGCGATGGCCATGTTTTTCATCGGAGGAATCACAACGGCCCGATTGCTCTATGGGTCTCGTAGCAGCGCACCATCTCAAACCAGCACAACCCAGGGAGGTCTCTCATGA